A portion of the Anoxybacillus gonensis genome contains these proteins:
- the rplJ gene encoding 50S ribosomal protein L10 — translation MSSVLEQKQQLVAEIAEKLRASKSTIIVDYRGLNVAQVTELRKQLREAGIEFKVYKNTLTRRAVAELGLEGLDETLTGPNAIAFSNDDVVAPAKILNEFAKKNDALKIKAGIIEGNVATFEEVKALAELPSREGLLSMLLSVLQAPIRNFALVTKAVAEKKEEQGA, via the coding sequence ATGAGCAGCGTACTTGAACAAAAGCAGCAGTTAGTAGCGGAGATTGCTGAAAAGCTTCGTGCGAGCAAATCAACGATCATCGTTGATTACCGTGGCTTAAATGTCGCGCAAGTTACAGAACTTCGTAAGCAACTTCGCGAAGCAGGGATCGAGTTCAAAGTGTACAAAAACACATTAACTCGCCGTGCTGTTGCTGAGTTAGGTTTAGAAGGTTTAGATGAAACGTTAACAGGTCCGAATGCGATCGCATTCAGCAATGATGATGTCGTTGCTCCTGCGAAAATTTTAAACGAATTCGCGAAAAAGAACGACGCGTTAAAAATTAAAGCAGGTATCATCGAAGGTAACGTAGCGACATTTGAAGAAGTTAAGGCGCTTGCAGAGCTTCCATCTCGCGAAGGCTTGCTCTCTATGTTGCTTAGCGTTCTTCAAGCACCAATCCGCAACTTTGCTCTTGTTACAAAAGCAGTTGCTGAGAAAAAAGAAGAACAAGGTGCTTAA
- the rplK gene encoding 50S ribosomal protein L11: MAKKVIKVVKLQIPAGKANPAPPVGPALGQAGVNIMGFCKEFNARTADQAGLIIPVEITVYEDRSFTFITKTPPAAVLLKKAAGIESGSGEPNRNKVATVKRDKVREIAETKMPDLNAASIEAAMRMIEGTARSMGIVIED; encoded by the coding sequence GTGGCTAAAAAAGTAATTAAAGTTGTCAAATTGCAAATTCCTGCAGGGAAAGCGAATCCAGCACCACCAGTCGGTCCAGCATTAGGTCAAGCTGGTGTTAACATCATGGGATTCTGTAAAGAATTCAACGCTCGTACAGCTGATCAAGCAGGTTTAATTATTCCTGTTGAAATTACGGTATATGAAGACCGTTCATTTACATTTATTACGAAAACTCCACCTGCTGCTGTATTACTTAAGAAAGCGGCTGGTATCGAGTCTGGTTCTGGTGAGCCAAACCGTAATAAAGTGGCAACAGTAAAGCGCGACAAAGTGCGCGAGATTGCTGAAACAAAAATGCCAGACTTAAACGCGGCGAGCATTGAAGCAGCTATGCGCATGATCGAAGGAACAGCGCGCAGCATGGGTATCGTCATCGAAGACTAA
- the rlmB gene encoding 23S rRNA (guanosine(2251)-2'-O)-methyltransferase RlmB — protein sequence MDLIIGKNPVLEALKSGREMNKIWIAEGSQRGQMQPIIQLAKEMGITVQYVPKKKMDQLSEGNHQGVIAQVAAYRYYDIDDLFKKAEERGEAPFFIILDELEDPHNLGSIMRTADAVGAHGIIIPKRRSVGLTATVAKASTGAIEHVPVARVTNLARTVDELKDRGVWIFGTDAKGNEDYRQLDGVIPLALVIGSEGKGMSRLLREKCDVLVRLPMVGHVTSLNASVAASLLMYEVYRKRHPLGE from the coding sequence ATGGATCTCATTATCGGTAAAAACCCGGTATTGGAAGCATTAAAATCCGGACGCGAGATGAATAAAATATGGATTGCTGAAGGTTCGCAACGCGGTCAAATGCAGCCGATTATCCAGCTTGCTAAAGAGATGGGGATTACGGTACAATACGTTCCTAAAAAAAAGATGGACCAGTTAAGCGAAGGAAATCATCAAGGGGTCATTGCGCAAGTTGCCGCATATCGATACTACGACATAGATGATTTGTTTAAAAAAGCGGAAGAACGTGGAGAGGCACCATTTTTTATCATTCTAGACGAACTCGAAGATCCGCACAATTTAGGATCCATTATGCGAACGGCTGATGCAGTAGGTGCTCATGGCATTATTATTCCGAAGCGTCGTTCGGTCGGTTTGACCGCAACCGTCGCAAAAGCGTCAACGGGTGCGATTGAACATGTTCCTGTTGCGCGTGTCACGAATTTAGCGCGAACGGTAGATGAGTTGAAAGATCGAGGAGTTTGGATTTTCGGAACGGATGCAAAAGGAAATGAAGATTATCGCCAACTAGATGGGGTCATTCCGTTAGCGTTAGTCATTGGTAGTGAAGGAAAAGGAATGAGCCGTTTATTACGCGAGAAGTGCGATGTGCTCGTTCGCTTGCCGATGGTTGGACATGTTACATCGTTAAATGCTTCCGTTGCGGCTAGCTTGTTAATGTATGAGGTGTATCGAAAACGTCATCCATTAGGTGAGTAA
- the sigH gene encoding RNA polymerase sporulation sigma factor SigH — MSANANEKQQSRYEQLEDETIVELVHQGDSEALDYLIHKYKNFVRAKARSYFLVGADREDIVQEGMIGLYKAIRDFKEDKQSSFKAFAELCITRQMITAIKMATRQKHIPLNCYVSLDKPIYEDDSARTLMDVLSGTKITNPEELIINREEFDHIEEKMTELLSDLERKVLLLYLEGRSYQEISEELNRHVKSIDNALQRVKRKLEKYVEIQGIRL, encoded by the coding sequence GTGAGCGCAAATGCAAATGAAAAACAACAAAGCCGTTATGAACAACTAGAAGATGAAACGATTGTAGAACTTGTGCATCAAGGTGATAGTGAGGCACTTGATTATTTAATTCATAAGTACAAAAATTTTGTCCGAGCGAAAGCACGTTCATATTTTTTAGTCGGTGCAGATCGCGAAGATATTGTACAAGAAGGAATGATCGGATTATATAAAGCGATCCGAGATTTTAAAGAAGATAAGCAGTCGTCGTTTAAGGCGTTTGCCGAGCTGTGCATTACGAGACAAATGATTACAGCGATAAAAATGGCTACGCGCCAAAAACATATTCCGCTTAATTGCTATGTTTCATTGGACAAGCCGATTTACGAAGATGATTCTGCCCGTACATTAATGGACGTTCTTTCGGGAACGAAAATAACAAATCCTGAAGAGTTAATCATTAATCGCGAAGAGTTCGATCATATTGAAGAAAAAATGACTGAACTGCTTAGCGATTTAGAACGGAAAGTGCTCCTTCTTTATTTGGAAGGTCGATCATATCAAGAAATTTCTGAAGAACTCAATCGCCATGTGAAATCGATTGACAACGCATTGCAACGCGTAAAACGTAAACTCGAAAAGTATGTAGAAATTCAAGGGATTCGTTTATAA
- the rplA gene encoding 50S ribosomal protein L1, translating into MPKRGKRYLEAAKLIDRSKAYNVQEAIELVKKTNVAKFDATVEVAFRLGVDPKKADQQIRGAVVLPHGTGKVRRVLVLAKGEKAKEAEAAGADYVGDTDYINKIQQGWFEFDVIVATPDMMGEVGKIGRILGPKGLMPNPKTGTVTFDVAKAVNEIKAGKVEYRVDKAGNIHVPIGKVSFDTEKLVENFTTIYETILKVKPAAAKGTYVKNVTVASTMGPGVKVDPSTVAVAR; encoded by the coding sequence ATGCCAAAAAGAGGAAAACGCTACTTAGAGGCAGCGAAATTAATTGATCGCTCAAAAGCATATAATGTGCAAGAAGCAATTGAATTAGTGAAAAAGACGAATGTTGCAAAATTTGACGCAACAGTAGAAGTTGCTTTCCGTTTAGGAGTTGATCCGAAGAAAGCAGACCAACAAATCCGTGGAGCGGTTGTATTGCCACACGGCACAGGTAAAGTTCGTCGTGTGCTAGTGCTTGCGAAAGGTGAAAAAGCGAAAGAAGCTGAAGCAGCTGGCGCAGACTATGTTGGCGATACAGATTACATCAACAAAATTCAACAAGGTTGGTTTGAGTTTGATGTCATCGTCGCAACTCCTGATATGATGGGTGAAGTTGGTAAGATCGGTCGTATTTTAGGACCAAAAGGATTAATGCCAAACCCTAAAACAGGAACAGTTACATTTGATGTGGCGAAAGCAGTCAACGAAATTAAAGCTGGTAAAGTAGAATATCGCGTTGACAAAGCTGGAAACATCCATGTGCCAATCGGTAAAGTGTCATTTGATACAGAAAAATTAGTAGAAAACTTCACAACAATTTACGAAACAATCTTGAAAGTGAAGCCAGCAGCGGCGAAGGGCACATACGTGAAAAACGTAACAGTTGCTTCGACAATGGGTCCTGGCGTGAAAGTGGATCCTTCTACTGTTGCTGTTGCGCGCTAA
- the cysE gene encoding serine O-acetyltransferase: MLKTLKEDIEVIFEQDPAARSYLEVILTYSGLHAIWAHRIAHALYKRKFYFLARLISQISRFFTGIEIHPGAKIGRRFFIDHGMGVVIGETCEIGDNVTVYQGVTLGGTGKEKGKRHPTIKDNCLIATGAKVLGSITIGENSKIGAGSVVLKDVPPNSTVVGIPGRVVVQNGVRVNKDLNHCDLPDPIADRFKELEAEIEQLKTQLEELKKGTVNHEHSSV, translated from the coding sequence ATGCTTAAAACATTAAAAGAAGACATTGAAGTTATTTTCGAACAAGATCCGGCAGCAAGAAGTTATTTAGAAGTCATTTTAACGTATTCTGGGCTACATGCGATTTGGGCACATCGTATTGCCCATGCGCTGTATAAGCGAAAATTTTACTTTTTAGCTCGCCTTATTTCGCAAATTAGCCGCTTTTTTACCGGTATTGAAATTCACCCGGGTGCAAAAATTGGCCGCCGCTTTTTCATCGATCACGGCATGGGAGTTGTCATTGGGGAAACGTGCGAGATCGGTGATAACGTAACGGTGTATCAAGGTGTCACACTCGGTGGAACCGGTAAAGAAAAAGGAAAACGTCATCCAACGATTAAAGATAATTGCTTGATTGCTACCGGTGCGAAAGTGCTTGGGTCCATTACTATTGGAGAGAATAGCAAAATTGGGGCAGGTTCGGTTGTGTTGAAAGATGTACCACCGAACTCGACAGTTGTTGGTATTCCAGGACGTGTTGTTGTACAAAATGGAGTGCGTGTCAATAAAGATTTAAATCATTGTGATTTACCGGATCCAATTGCAGATCGTTTTAAAGAGTTAGAAGCAGAAATCGAGCAACTAAAAACACAATTAGAAGAACTAAAGAAAGGAACGGTGAACCATGAGCATTCAAGTGTATAA
- the secE gene encoding preprotein translocase subunit SecE, with protein MQRVTKFFREVVREMKKVSWPKRKELVNYTITVLATVAFFTVFFAVVDLGISELVRFILE; from the coding sequence ATGCAACGAGTAACGAAATTTTTCCGCGAAGTTGTTCGCGAAATGAAAAAAGTCAGCTGGCCGAAACGAAAAGAACTAGTGAATTATACGATTACTGTTTTAGCGACAGTTGCATTTTTCACTGTATTTTTTGCAGTTGTTGATTTAGGAATTTCAGAGTTAGTTCGTTTTATACTTGAATAG
- the gltX gene encoding glutamate--tRNA ligase: MSQEVRVRYAPSPTGHLHIGGARTALFNYLFARHHHGKFIVRIEDTDIERNVEGGEQSQLENLKWLGIEYDESVDKDGGYGPYRQTERLHIYRQYTNELLEKGHAYKCFCTPEELEQEREAQKAAGIAAPQYSGKCRHLTTEEVQQLEAEGKPYTIRLKVPEGKVYEFEDMVRGRVSFESKDIGDWVIVKANGIPTYNFAVVIDDHLMKITHVFRGEEHLSNTPKQLMVYEYFGWEPPKYAHLTLIVNENRKKLSKRDESIIQFVSQYKELGYLPEAMFNFFALLGWSPEGEEEIFTKEELIRIFDVSRLSKSPSMFDKQKLTWMNNQYIKKLDLDRLVELSLPHLIRAGRLPEQMTDEQKQWARDLIALYQEQMSYGAEIVQLSELFFKQEIEYDEEAKAVLDGEQVPLVLKAFYEQVEQLATFDSDHIKAAIKTVQKETGQKGKNLFMPIRVAVTGQTHGPELPEAIRLLGKETVMSRLAKFIR; this comes from the coding sequence ATGTCACAGGAAGTTAGGGTGCGTTATGCGCCAAGTCCGACGGGGCATTTACATATCGGTGGTGCGCGTACAGCATTATTTAACTATTTATTTGCGCGACATCATCACGGAAAATTTATTGTCCGCATTGAAGATACAGATATTGAGCGAAATGTAGAAGGCGGCGAACAATCACAACTTGAAAATTTGAAATGGCTCGGGATTGAATATGATGAATCTGTAGATAAAGATGGTGGATATGGTCCTTATCGCCAAACAGAGCGTCTGCACATATATCGCCAATATACAAACGAGTTGTTAGAAAAAGGACATGCATACAAATGTTTTTGTACACCTGAGGAGTTGGAACAAGAGCGTGAGGCGCAAAAAGCGGCAGGTATTGCAGCGCCACAATACAGCGGAAAATGCCGTCACTTAACAACAGAGGAAGTTCAGCAGCTAGAGGCGGAAGGCAAGCCTTATACGATTCGTTTAAAAGTACCGGAAGGAAAAGTATATGAATTTGAAGATATGGTGCGCGGTCGAGTATCTTTCGAATCGAAAGATATTGGTGATTGGGTCATCGTAAAAGCGAATGGTATCCCAACGTATAACTTTGCTGTTGTCATTGATGATCATCTCATGAAAATTACACATGTATTCCGCGGTGAAGAGCATTTATCGAACACACCGAAACAGTTAATGGTGTATGAATATTTTGGTTGGGAGCCACCAAAATACGCGCATTTAACGCTTATTGTGAATGAAAATCGTAAAAAATTATCAAAGCGCGATGAATCAATTATTCAATTCGTTTCCCAATATAAAGAGCTTGGATATTTACCAGAAGCGATGTTTAACTTTTTCGCCTTATTAGGCTGGTCTCCTGAAGGTGAAGAGGAGATTTTCACAAAAGAAGAACTTATTCGCATTTTTGATGTTTCTCGCTTATCAAAATCTCCATCGATGTTTGATAAGCAGAAACTGACATGGATGAACAACCAATATATTAAAAAGCTTGATTTAGATCGACTAGTTGAATTATCGCTTCCTCATTTAATTCGAGCGGGGCGCTTGCCAGAACAAATGACCGATGAACAAAAACAGTGGGCTCGCGATTTAATTGCGCTATACCAAGAGCAAATGAGCTACGGTGCCGAAATTGTTCAGTTATCAGAGTTGTTCTTTAAGCAAGAAATCGAGTATGATGAAGAAGCAAAGGCTGTTTTAGATGGCGAGCAAGTACCGCTTGTGTTAAAAGCATTTTATGAGCAAGTGGAGCAGCTTGCAACGTTTGATAGTGATCATATTAAAGCTGCAATTAAAACAGTGCAAAAAGAAACGGGACAAAAAGGGAAAAACTTATTTATGCCGATTCGTGTAGCGGTAACAGGGCAAACGCACGGTCCAGAACTTCCAGAGGCTATTCGTTTGCTCGGAAAAGAAACGGTAATGTCCCGATTAGCAAAATTCATCCGTTAA
- the ispF gene encoding 2-C-methyl-D-erythritol 2,4-cyclodiphosphate synthase, translating to MYRIGQGFDVHQFAEGRPLIIGGIHIPYEKGLLGHSDADVLLHAIADACLGAIGQGDIGKHFPDTDDAYKDADSALLLQRVWSLVRQHGYALVNVDCTIIAQKPKMAPYIANMQKRIAELLEGDVSQVNVKATTTEKLGFTGREEGIAAQAVVLLQKNNE from the coding sequence ATGTATCGAATTGGACAAGGGTTTGATGTCCATCAGTTTGCTGAAGGGCGTCCACTTATTATTGGCGGAATACACATTCCGTATGAAAAAGGGTTGCTCGGACATTCCGATGCAGACGTATTGCTCCATGCGATTGCCGATGCGTGTTTAGGAGCGATCGGTCAAGGAGATATTGGAAAACACTTCCCTGATACAGATGACGCTTACAAAGATGCTGACTCTGCACTCTTATTACAACGTGTATGGAGCCTTGTACGCCAACATGGATATGCGCTTGTGAATGTTGACTGTACAATTATTGCGCAAAAGCCAAAAATGGCGCCATATATTGCAAATATGCAAAAACGAATTGCCGAGTTGTTAGAAGGAGACGTTTCACAAGTAAATGTAAAAGCAACGACGACAGAAAAGCTTGGTTTTACAGGGAGAGAAGAAGGAATTGCAGCACAAGCCGTCGTTTTGTTACAAAAAAATAATGAATGA
- the ispD gene encoding 2-C-methyl-D-erythritol 4-phosphate cytidylyltransferase gives MNYHVVIPAAGQGKRMNAGMNKQFIELEGVPVIIHTLRVFERDDFCQGIVLVINDQEREQFVHMLHRFEIKKVKSLVSGGEERQQSVYNGLKAVNDGHIVLIHDGARPFITINKIHELVRVTKETGAAVLAVPAKDTMKQVIDGHIEKTVDRSSLWAVQTPQAFSMPLIIAAHERAKKEQFIGTDDASLVERIGHRVVVVEGEYTNIKLTTQEDLLFAEAILRARGDR, from the coding sequence ATTTATCGAGCTTGAAGGAGTACCCGTTATTATCCATACGTTACGTGTATTTGAACGAGATGATTTTTGTCAAGGCATTGTGTTAGTCATTAATGATCAAGAACGTGAGCAGTTTGTTCATATGCTTCATCGTTTTGAAATAAAAAAAGTGAAATCCCTCGTTTCAGGAGGGGAAGAAAGGCAACAAAGCGTCTATAATGGATTAAAAGCGGTGAATGACGGTCATATTGTGCTCATTCATGATGGTGCTCGTCCGTTTATAACGATAAATAAAATTCACGAACTCGTTCGAGTGACAAAAGAGACAGGAGCAGCTGTGTTAGCTGTTCCTGCCAAAGATACGATGAAACAGGTGATCGATGGCCATATTGAAAAAACGGTCGATCGGTCGAGCTTGTGGGCTGTACAAACGCCACAAGCTTTTTCCATGCCATTAATTATCGCTGCCCATGAACGAGCAAAAAAAGAACAGTTTATCGGAACAGACGATGCAAGTCTCGTTGAGCGGATCGGTCATCGCGTCGTTGTGGTAGAAGGCGAATATACGAACATTAAACTTACAACACAAGAAGATTTATTATTTGCGGAAGCGATTTTACGTGCGAGAGGGGATCGATGA
- the nusG gene encoding transcription termination/antitermination protein NusG, translated as MEKNWYVIHTYSGYENKVKTNLEKRVESMGMQDKIFRVVVPEEEETDTKGGKKKVVKKKVFPGYVLVEMIMTDDSWYVVRNTPGVTGFVGSAGAGSKPTPLLEEEVSAILKRMGVDLIELDFDFELNEAVRIKEGPFANFVGTIQEIEIDKQKVTVLVDMFGRETPVELDFSQIEKI; from the coding sequence ATGGAAAAGAATTGGTATGTTATTCATACGTATTCAGGTTATGAGAATAAAGTAAAAACGAACTTAGAAAAGCGCGTTGAGTCAATGGGCATGCAAGATAAAATCTTTCGTGTCGTCGTGCCTGAAGAAGAAGAAACAGATACAAAGGGCGGCAAAAAGAAAGTTGTTAAAAAGAAAGTATTCCCGGGCTATGTGCTTGTAGAAATGATTATGACGGACGATTCTTGGTACGTTGTCCGCAATACGCCAGGGGTAACAGGATTCGTTGGTTCAGCTGGCGCTGGATCAAAACCGACCCCGCTTCTCGAAGAAGAAGTTTCGGCAATTTTAAAACGAATGGGTGTCGATTTAATTGAGTTGGATTTTGATTTTGAATTAAATGAAGCGGTTCGCATTAAAGAAGGTCCGTTTGCGAATTTTGTTGGAACGATTCAAGAAATTGAGATCGATAAGCAAAAAGTAACCGTGCTCGTTGACATGTTCGGACGTGAAACGCCGGTAGAACTTGACTTTTCGCAAATCGAAAAAATATAA
- the cysS gene encoding cysteine--tRNA ligase, translating to MSIQVYNTLTRKKEPFIPIEPNKVKMYVCGPTVYNYIHIGNARPAIVFDTIRRYLQFRGYEVQYVSNFTDVDDKLIRAARELGEDVPTIAERFIEAYFEDITALGCKKADVHPRVTENIDTIIEFIEQLIEKGYAYEVDGDVYYRTRRFSDYGKLSHQSIDELKSGARIEVGEKKEDPLDFALWKAAKEGEIYWDSPWGKGRPGWHIECSAMARKYLGDTIDIHAGGQDLTFPHHENEIAQSEALTGKVFAKYWLHNGYINIDNEKMSKSLGNFILVHDIIKQVDPQVLRFFMLSVHYRHPINYSQPLLDSAKSGLERLKTAYTNLKHRLESSTNLTTNDEQWLTKIEDLKNEFIREMDDDFNTANGIAVLFELAKQANVYLMEKHTSQAVIQKFLQQFEQLFDVLGLSLKQDELLDEEIEALIQQRIEARKNRDFALADRIRDELKAKNIILEDTPQGTRWRRG from the coding sequence ATGAGCATTCAAGTGTATAATACGTTAACGCGAAAAAAGGAGCCGTTTATCCCGATTGAACCAAATAAAGTAAAAATGTATGTATGTGGCCCGACAGTATACAACTATATTCATATTGGTAACGCTCGTCCGGCTATTGTATTTGATACTATTCGACGCTACTTACAATTTCGTGGGTATGAAGTTCAATACGTCTCTAATTTTACCGATGTAGACGATAAACTTATTCGAGCAGCAAGAGAACTAGGAGAAGACGTGCCGACTATTGCAGAGCGGTTTATTGAGGCGTATTTTGAAGATATTACAGCGCTTGGTTGCAAAAAGGCAGATGTTCATCCACGTGTGACAGAAAACATTGATACGATCATTGAATTTATTGAACAGCTCATCGAAAAAGGATATGCGTACGAAGTTGATGGTGACGTATATTATCGCACACGTCGCTTCTCTGATTACGGGAAGTTATCGCATCAATCGATTGACGAATTAAAATCAGGTGCCCGTATTGAAGTGGGGGAGAAAAAAGAAGATCCTCTTGATTTTGCGTTATGGAAAGCGGCAAAAGAAGGGGAAATTTACTGGGATAGTCCATGGGGGAAAGGTCGTCCAGGATGGCATATTGAATGTTCAGCCATGGCGCGTAAATATTTAGGAGATACGATTGACATTCATGCCGGTGGGCAAGATTTAACGTTCCCGCACCATGAAAATGAAATTGCTCAATCGGAAGCGTTAACAGGGAAAGTTTTTGCGAAATATTGGTTGCATAATGGCTACATTAATATCGATAACGAAAAAATGTCAAAGTCGCTTGGAAACTTTATTTTAGTGCATGACATTATTAAGCAAGTTGATCCGCAAGTGTTGCGTTTCTTTATGCTTTCGGTTCATTACCGTCATCCAATTAACTATAGCCAGCCGCTCCTTGACAGTGCAAAAAGTGGGTTAGAACGTTTAAAGACAGCATATACGAATTTAAAACATCGTTTAGAAAGCAGTACAAATTTAACGACAAACGATGAACAATGGCTGACGAAAATTGAAGATTTAAAAAATGAATTTATTCGTGAAATGGATGATGATTTTAATACAGCAAACGGGATCGCCGTTTTGTTTGAACTAGCTAAACAAGCGAACGTATATTTGATGGAGAAGCATACATCTCAAGCGGTGATTCAAAAGTTTTTACAACAATTTGAACAGCTTTTTGATGTACTTGGTCTTTCTTTAAAACAAGATGAATTGCTTGATGAAGAAATTGAAGCGCTCATTCAACAGCGAATTGAAGCAAGAAAAAATCGCGATTTTGCATTAGCTGACCGCATTCGTGATGAACTAAAGGCGAAAAACATCATTTTAGAAGATACACCACAAGGAACGAGATGGAGAAGAGGATAA
- the rpmG gene encoding 50S ribosomal protein L33: protein MRKKVILACSQCLNRNYSTMKNMAQHHERLEIKKFCKTCNAHTIHRETK from the coding sequence ATGCGCAAAAAAGTAATTTTAGCGTGCAGCCAATGTTTAAACAGAAATTATTCAACGATGAAAAATATGGCGCAACACCATGAACGACTCGAAATAAAGAAGTTTTGCAAAACATGCAATGCGCATACGATTCACCGTGAAACGAAGTAG
- a CDS encoding Mini-ribonuclease 3 yields MLHLFPKIKDFQQLNGLTLAYIGDAVYELFVRHHLLALGKVKPNDLHNLAKTYVCAKAQAKVLQSLLNHHQLSDQEISIVRRGRNAKSGSIPKSTDVQTYRQSTGFEALIGYHFLNGNEERLHQLMQWVFDVQHNDEERGM; encoded by the coding sequence ATGCTGCATTTGTTTCCTAAAATTAAAGATTTTCAACAGTTAAACGGTTTAACGTTAGCTTACATTGGTGATGCCGTATACGAGTTATTCGTACGGCATCATCTCCTCGCTTTAGGAAAAGTAAAGCCAAACGATTTACACAACTTAGCAAAAACATATGTTTGTGCTAAAGCACAAGCTAAAGTGTTGCAATCGTTATTAAATCATCATCAACTATCTGATCAAGAAATTTCCATTGTCCGACGTGGACGTAACGCAAAATCTGGGAGCATTCCAAAAAGTACAGACGTACAAACGTATCGTCAAAGTACAGGGTTTGAAGCATTAATCGGCTACCATTTTTTAAATGGGAATGAAGAGAGGCTCCATCAATTAATGCAATGGGTGTTTGATGTACAACACAATGATGAGGAAAGGGGGATGTAA
- a CDS encoding NYN domain-containing protein, with the protein MDILIVDGYNIIGAWPELRELRDADLALARDRLVERMAEYQAFTGCKVIIVFDAHLVQGTTKKYVDHQVEVIFTKENETADEHIEKLAKSLQKVRTKVYVATSDYTEQWAIFGQGALRKSARELLIEVDAVQRNISSNVKHIQQKKPMSKIPLTDEVAKIFEKWRRGEK; encoded by the coding sequence ATGGATATTTTAATCGTTGATGGCTACAACATCATCGGTGCTTGGCCGGAATTGCGAGAACTACGCGATGCAGATTTAGCTTTGGCGCGCGATCGACTTGTCGAGAGAATGGCGGAGTATCAAGCATTTACCGGCTGTAAAGTGATTATTGTTTTTGACGCACACCTCGTACAAGGAACAACAAAAAAATATGTCGATCATCAAGTAGAAGTCATTTTTACAAAAGAAAATGAAACAGCAGATGAACATATTGAGAAATTGGCGAAGTCGCTCCAAAAAGTTCGGACGAAAGTATACGTGGCTACATCAGATTATACAGAACAATGGGCGATTTTTGGTCAAGGGGCGTTGCGCAAATCAGCACGAGAGCTACTCATTGAGGTGGATGCGGTGCAGCGAAATATTTCAAGCAACGTCAAGCATATTCAACAAAAAAAGCCGATGTCAAAAATTCCTCTGACGGATGAAGTCGCAAAAATTTTCGAAAAATGGCGAAGAGGGGAAAAATGA